The sequence GTTGGCGTCGGCACGATCCAAGCCTGCCCAGCTTGGGTCGGCCGTGCCAACGTCATTGCTACGCTTCCAGCGTTACGTTCCAGTACGCTTCGCTGACGAACTTCGACCAGCTTTCGATTCGCACTGTGTGGCGGGCATACATCGGCTTCCACAACGGACGAACCGGCGCATGCCGCAACTTCAAACCGGCCTGCTGTGGCGTGCGGTCGGCCTTGCGCTTGTTGCAAGTCACACACGCCAGCACGCAGTTTTCCCAGGTCGAAGTGCCGCCCTGCGACCGCGGAACAACGTGGTCGATCGTTAGTTCGTCGGCGCCTGGCTGCACATTGCAATACTGGCAAGTCCAATGGTCGCGCTTGAACAAATTGCGGCGGCTGAAGCTGACGGCGGCGCTTGGGAGCCGATCGTAGTTGCCAAGCACGATCACTTCCGGCGTCCGTAGCCGCAGCCGAATCGCCTGGATGTACGGATCGCCATCGCGCACACGCAACTGCGACCAATCAGCCCAGGTGTAGGTCTGATAGTTTTCCGGGTCGACGACGCGAGCCGACTCGTTCCACAACAGCACCAGCGCGCGACCCACGGTGGCCACGTTTACCGGCTGCCAGTTGCGGTTGAGCACCAGCGTCGGACGTTCGAGTGCTTTAGCGACCATAGGTATCTCCAAATCACGATTATCAAAGTGGCTTCGAAATGACTCACTCACAGCGACAACGCTCACAAAATCCCAACAGGGGTGTCTGAGCGGAGTTGAACCGCCACCTTCTGGTTCACAGCCAGCCGTGCAGAAACCGCTACACCACAGACACCATATGCCTCGACCAGGACTCGAACCCGGAATCTCTCGTTAGAAGCGAGATGTGATCATCCGTTTCACCACCGAGGCGCAAATCATTCCAGCGGAAGGCAAGGGAATTGAACCCTCATCTCGACAAGCGAGAACCGCTTTAGCAAAGCGGCCCGGCCAACCGTATCCGGCTACCTTCCAGTTAGTGGACTCACCGGGAATTGAACCCGGATCCTCAGACTGCCAGCCTGATGTCTTCCCGTTGGACCATGAGCCCTTTTGTTTCAGTGGACCTGCCGGGGAATCGAACCCCGATTTCCAGGTTGCAAGCCAGGCGTCTTCCCGTTGGACGAGCAGCCCGTGTTCACTTCAAGGTCCGTCCGGGAATTGAACCCGGTCTTCCTCCTTACCGAGGAGGCGTGCTGCCACAACACTTACAGACCAACTTCATCAGTGATCCCGGATGGAATCGAACCATCGATTTCCTGGATGTCGACCAGGCGTCTTTGCCGCTGGACCACGGGATCGTGTTAGTGACCGGAGTGAGAGTCGAACTCACAAATTCACGAGGCTCTCGACCTCGTCGCTTTACCAGTTTGCGTACCCGGCCGTTGCAGGTTCGGGTGTCGCACCCGACGGGCTGGGCTTATGAGGCCCGGCTGAGCACTGGCTCACCTGCGTCATGTTTCAGTGACCAAGGGAAGAGTCGAACTCCCACGCCGCAATGGGCACGACGTTCTGAACGTCGGATGTCTACCAGTTCCATCACTTGGTCGTGTCTCTGAATCAGTGACCCGTGCGGGACTCGAACCCGCGTCGCGAGAATGAGGGTCTCGCATCCTGCCACTAGACGAACGGGCCGCAGTGGGTTGTGTAAGAATCGAACTCATCGTCATCCACCTCGCTTGTTTAGCGACAACGGCTTTACAGGCCGCCACGAGGATCACAACCCGCAACCGAGCACGGCAGACGGACGTCTGCCGCGCGCAGGGCGTTAGCTCTAATTAAGTGGCACAGGCGGGATTTGAACCCGCAATCACGAAGGTTTGAGCTTCGCTGCTTTGCCGATTTGCATACCGTGCCGCGTTAGCGTCCCCGATGGGATTTGAACCCACGATCTTCGCCTTGACAGGGCGACGAGCACTCCTGGCTGCTCCGCGAGGACAAAGTTTCAATTAAGTGGCTCAGGTGGGACTCGAACCCACAGCATCTCTCGTTCTAAGCGAAAGTGGTCTGCCGATTGCCTACCGAGCCGCGGCAGGAAAGTGCCCAAGGTGGGAGTCGAACCCACAAACGCTTGGGTTTAAGCCAAGCCGCTCTGCCGAGTTGGCGTACCTGGGCGGAAGTAGTCCCGGATGGAGTTGAACCATCGTTGCCTGGATGTGAGCCAGGAGTCGTGCCGCTGGACCACGGGACTGTATTTCATGCAGTGGACTCACCGAGAGTTGCACTCGGATTTTCGGCGTGCGGAGCCGACGTCTTCCTGTTGGACGATGAGCCCAATCGATCAAAGTTCCGGGGGTTGGAATCGAACCAACGTCCTCCTGGTTCAGAGCCAGGCGTCACTACCAACAGCAACTGCCCCGGAGTGTTTATTGCTTTCAATTCGGGGAGGAGGGTTCGAACCTCCGTCTCC comes from Pirellulales bacterium and encodes:
- a CDS encoding HNH endonuclease; this encodes MVAKALERPTLVLNRNWQPVNVATVGRALVLLWNESARVVDPENYQTYTWADWSQLRVRDGDPYIQAIRLRLRTPEVIVLGNYDRLPSAAVSFSRRNLFKRDHWTCQYCNVQPGADELTIDHVVPRSQGGTSTWENCVLACVTCNKRKADRTPQQAGLKLRHAPVRPLWKPMYARHTVRIESWSKFVSEAYWNVTLEA